A genomic window from Ananas comosus cultivar F153 linkage group 22, ASM154086v1, whole genome shotgun sequence includes:
- the LOC109727142 gene encoding probable indole-3-pyruvate monooxygenase YUCCA5 — translation MAHSRGREDDDLFKRRCKWVNGPLIVGAGPSGLAVAACLREHGVPFVVVERADCVASLWQRRTYDRLKLHLPKQFCQLPKCPFPGDFPQYPTRRQFVEYLERYARRFGIAPRFNESVERARYDETCGMWRVRASAGEEYMCQWLVVATGENAERALPEIVGMAEFAGDVAHAADYTSGEGYAGKEVLVVGCGNSGMEVCLDLCHHGAHPTMVVRDSVHVLPREILGKSTFEISVSLSKWLPLWVVDKILVASARAILGDVEKHGLKRPLMGPLELKNREGKTPVLDTGALRKIKSREIKVVPGIKRFLRGGVELVDGTVIGVDAVVMATGYRSNVASWLKGSEFFSKDGFPKQPFPNGWKGKCGLYAVGFTRRGLSGASLDAVKIAEDIARIWRKETKQAKHIIACHRRCNSQI, via the exons ATGGCGCATTCGCGCGGCCGCGAAGACGACGACCTCTTCAAGAGGCGGTGCAAGTGGGTGAACGGGCCGCTGATAGTCGGGGCGGGGCCGTCGGGGCTGGCGGTGGCGGCGTGCCTGCGGGAGCACGGGGTGCCGTTCGTGGTGGTCGAGCGCGCCGACTGCGTGGCCTCGCTGTGGCAGCGGCGCACGTACGACCGGCTGAAGCTGCACCTGCCGAAGCAGTTCTGCCAGCTGCCCAAGTGCCCGTTCCCGGGCGACTTCCCGCAGTACCCGACGCGGCGGCAGTTCGTCGAGTACCTGGAGCGCTACGCGCGGCGGTTCGGGATCGCGCCGCGGTTCAACGAGAGCGTGGAGCGCGCGCGCTACGACGAGACGTGCGGGATGTGGCGCGTGCGGGCGTCGGCGGGGGAGGAGTACATGTGCCAGTGGCTGGTGGTGGCCACGGGGGAGAACGCCGAGCGCGCGCTGCCGGAGATCGTCgggatggcggagttcgccggCGACGTCGCGCACGCCGCCGACTACACGTCCGGAGAAGGCTACGCCGGGAAGGAGGTCTTGGTCGTCGGCTGCGGCAACTCCGGCATGGAGGTGTGCCTCGACCTCTGTCACCACGGCGCCCACCCCACTATGGTCGTTCGCGACTCT GTTCACGTACTACCAAGGGAGATCCTGGGGAAGTCGACGTTCGAGATCTCCGTTTCGCTCTCGAAATGGCTCCCACTGTGGGTGGTCGACAAGATCCTGGTGGCCTCGGCCAGGGCCATTCTCGGGGACGTGGAGAAGCACGGCTTGAAGCGGCCATTAATGGGGCCTCTGGAGCTCAAGAACAGGGAGGGTAAAACCCCTGTTTTGGACACCGGCGCTCTGAGGAAGATCAAGTCCCGGGAGATCAAGGTCGTTCCTGGGATCAAGAGGTTCCTGCGCGGAGGCGTCGAGCTCGTCGATGGGACGGTGATCGGCGTCGACGCCGTCGTCATGGCCACCGGTTACCGCAGTAACGTCGCGTCATGGTTGAAG GGGAGTGAATTTTTCTCCAAAGATGGGTTCCCAAAGCAGCCATTTCCAAATGGGTGGAAAGGGAAATGTGGGCTGTATGCAGTTGGGTTCACAAGAAGAGGACTCTCTGGAGCTTCTCTAGATGCAGTGAAAATAGCAGAGGACATAGCCAGGATCTGGAGAAAAGAAACTAAACAAGCTAAACATATCATTGCATGCCATAGAAGATGCAACTCACAGATTTAA
- the LOC109727050 gene encoding uncharacterized protein LOC109727050 codes for MEVQLGWRMRVSLKNATMAVCFLNVVASALLFHRLYGGASPRRSFAHHLTNAQLRYISESEELRLAMEPVDLIRRIKEIEQEAYAEPEGETEQAPKLSAAADLSRRLKDRRAVNDADSQKALEEWRKRKVERARQREIEKNRTVTQM; via the exons ATGGAGGTCCAGTTGGGGTGGAGGATGAGGGTCTCCTTGAAGAACGCCACCATGGCCGTGTGCTTCCTCAACGTCGTCGCTTCCGCCCTCCTCTTCCACCGCCTCTACGGTGGCGCTTCCCCAAGAAGAAGCTTCGCCCACCACCTCACCAATG cgCAATTGAGGTATATATCAGAATCTGAAGAGTTGCGCCTTGCTATGGAGCCCGTGGATCTTATACGGAGA ATAAAAGAAATCGAGCAAGAAGCATACGCGGAACCGGAGGGTGAGACAGAACAAGCCCCAAAGCTTTCTGCTGCAGCTGATTTGTCGAGGCGCTTGAAAGATCGTAGGGCAGTGAATGATGCCGACAGCCAGAAAG CTCTTGAGGAATGGCGCAAGCGGAAGGTCGAGCGCGCAAGGCAAAGAGAGATTGAGAAGAACAGGACGGTAACACAGATGTGA